In one Modestobacter sp. L9-4 genomic region, the following are encoded:
- a CDS encoding restriction endonuclease, which produces MREWKQYEEEAASFFRSLGMEADVQETIAGARTTHDVDVLVRSSQFGFDMLWVVECKLWRTPVTKLHVLGLRQIAVDLGADRGILLSESGFQRGALEAAELTNIQLASLSDLKRSASHQVGLAELRRMEDRVDDCRRRYWDLPKEHRIATGLRQEVMMVGYSLASLLESIEASMNEAFRGRLPIKPGRMGMGYSAIPAATTLELAKIVGELLDDGEQRLTVSEAKFRENNGERQR; this is translated from the coding sequence ATGCGCGAGTGGAAACAGTACGAGGAGGAGGCCGCGAGTTTTTTCCGTAGCTTGGGCATGGAGGCTGACGTCCAGGAAACGATTGCGGGGGCGCGCACCACTCACGACGTTGACGTACTTGTGCGATCGAGTCAGTTTGGGTTCGACATGTTGTGGGTGGTTGAGTGCAAATTATGGCGAACTCCCGTGACCAAGTTGCACGTGCTCGGATTGCGACAAATAGCCGTTGACCTGGGGGCTGATCGTGGCATCCTGCTGTCCGAAAGCGGATTCCAGCGGGGCGCTCTCGAGGCCGCCGAGCTGACCAACATCCAGTTGGCTTCCCTCTCTGACCTCAAGCGCAGCGCAAGTCATCAAGTTGGTCTGGCCGAACTTCGTCGAATGGAGGACCGTGTTGACGACTGCCGCAGGCGCTACTGGGACCTACCCAAAGAGCACCGTATTGCTACGGGCTTGCGGCAAGAGGTGATGATGGTCGGGTACTCCTTGGCCAGCCTCCTCGAGTCAATCGAGGCATCGATGAACGAGGCTTTCCGCGGCCGGCTTCCGATCAAACCTGGGCGCATGGGTATGGGCTACTCTGCCATCCCAGCAGCTACAACCCTCGAACTTGCCAAGATTGTAGGTGAGCTTCTTGATGATGGTGAGCAGCGCCTGACAGTGTCTGAGGCAAAGTTCAGGGAGAATAACGGCGAACGCCAACGGTAA
- a CDS encoding thymidylate synthase: protein MDDLLNDSLEAVIAAGEATRPSKGATLELYGCTFRLTNPRARLSRSSVRGLAFSPLGELAWYLSGSNDASFITHYISDYSKYAEADGRIHGGYGPRLFGSDRQAQIHNIVSGLRANRASRKAVAQVFESADLSQGYLDVPCTCTIQFLVREERLQMIVFMRSNDLFMGFPHDVFAFTMIQEIVARSLGIEVGTYTHMVGSLHLYAKDLGRAKLFLQEGFHDTLGVMPAMPGGDPWPAIKELLLAERAARSGAALSPSLDDLPYWKDLALLLQAYAVRDSVDGLEALRDQFSTDAYWTYLRARIDRLTVLRQQP from the coding sequence GTGGACGACTTACTCAACGACAGCCTCGAGGCGGTCATCGCCGCAGGAGAGGCAACGCGACCTAGCAAAGGGGCGACTCTAGAACTCTATGGTTGCACATTCCGCCTCACTAACCCCAGGGCTCGTCTCAGCCGTTCGTCGGTGCGCGGCCTAGCGTTTAGCCCCTTGGGTGAGCTTGCATGGTACCTATCGGGTTCAAATGATGCCTCCTTCATCACTCATTACATTTCTGACTACAGCAAGTACGCGGAGGCGGATGGCCGAATTCACGGGGGTTACGGCCCTCGTCTGTTCGGATCCGATAGGCAAGCTCAGATACACAACATCGTCAGTGGACTGCGGGCAAATCGAGCATCCCGCAAAGCGGTCGCGCAAGTGTTCGAGAGCGCAGACCTCTCTCAGGGCTACTTGGATGTACCCTGCACATGCACAATTCAGTTTCTCGTGCGCGAAGAGCGATTGCAGATGATCGTATTCATGAGATCGAACGACCTCTTCATGGGCTTTCCGCATGATGTATTTGCGTTCACCATGATCCAAGAAATTGTAGCTAGGTCATTGGGTATCGAAGTTGGAACCTACACGCATATGGTGGGAAGCCTGCATCTCTACGCCAAAGATCTGGGGCGAGCCAAGTTGTTCTTGCAAGAGGGCTTCCATGACACCCTGGGGGTAATGCCGGCGATGCCCGGAGGGGATCCGTGGCCAGCAATCAAAGAATTGTTGTTGGCCGAACGGGCAGCACGGTCAGGCGCCGCCCTGTCGCCGAGCCTAGACGACCTGCCGTATTGGAAGGATCTTGCCCTTCTGCTCCAGGCCTACGCTGTGCGCGATAGTGTGGACGGGCTAGAAGCGCTCCGTGATCAGTTCAGCACCGACGCCTATTGGACGTACCTTCGGGCCAGAATTGATCGGTTAACTGTCCTGAGACAACAACCGTAG